From Zerene cesonia ecotype Mississippi chromosome 16, Zerene_cesonia_1.1, whole genome shotgun sequence, one genomic window encodes:
- the LOC119832915 gene encoding B-cell lymphoma/leukemia 11B — protein sequence MRIKMPAVRIAQADADSAAEGGGSPTPGVPADTLTCGACRRAFALADIVRFIQHKVSSCDKDLTSYHCFSAGPNSDPEDGSRPGQLGTGNSSGRRPSLLTARRPPSSRVHTPPLASPSIAPPDLLEDGGASSTPKRLLDDADAQVSTPKRRASTSPMPSSSPDEDIKPKIKQEHMDTSGSPEDQKKSRTEMADAESNTMHSEPSNYVCSTCKARVHSAWRLVQHVQHVHGVKIYVESMPQQLPNKQNHSTSSSSSSSSGCSSTGAPLPPPSLRHHPLLPPPDMHSPFGVGGLLRMPLPGSLPPLAHPSVPPTPLFARPNHHDHRFRMEQLVSEQFRHHGLNLAAAAAAVAANSLPPHQAFPSPADRPPVVPTSLSARERPPVSQPLSLEPQLDFYSQRLRQLAGTTSPGAATGNSSSPSPRKHSPPFASPSPSRVGQTPPAGAGPGTVDAPREATRAHSSISPERRVEPQTADAPPERPSSSPPNKRTDEANHTCEFCGKKFRFENSLMVHRRIHTGEKPFKCTECDEAFEKSSKLKKHMKVHRGSEGNNEEGESAGDTGEDDTEDDLEDEELDGEEEEENDDGDEVEEAEDLTVSNSSAPSAPTRKQTPALPAHPPTASVVGELMDKFGLSNIAQYSEAFKQALQESGNSLKWQLAKDRDNNNGPPSDKPNGMPPTAALRLKEEFAKMPPQPHPLFNPFESPFEASKRMKLEMDRGEGWWLPTLHAQRPPENIFDGLKNSSNGLLQNPLLKSKDGRRNDTCEFCGKVFKNCSNLTVHRRSHTGEKPYKCELCSYACAQSSKLTRHMKTHGRLGKDVYRCRFCEMPFSVPSTLEKHMRKCVVNQSNGGAALALSDDSNACRDEAS from the exons CGGATGCGGACAGCGCGGCAGAGGGCGGAGGCTCTCCAACGCCTGGAGTACCAGCCGATACCCTCACATGCGGAGCGTGTCGGAGGGCTTTCGCGTTGGCTGACATCGTTCGGTTCATCCAACACAAGGTCTCCTCCTGTGATAAAGACCTCACTTCCTACCACTGCTTCAGTGCTG GTCCGAATTCCGACCCAGAGGATGGTTCAAGGCCAGGACAGCTGGGGACGGGGAACTCCAGTGGCAGAAGACCATCGCTGTTGACTGCTAGAAGACCTCCGAGCAGTCGAGTCCACACACCTCCCTTGGCTAGTCCGTCGATAGCGCCTCCTGACTTATTGGAAGACGGTGGTGCATCCAGCACACCAAAAAGATTACTGGACG atGCAGACGCGCAAGTGTCAACGCCCAAGAGAAGAGCATCTACATCACCGATGCCTTCAAGTTCTCCCGATGAAGACATCAAACCGAAGATCAAACAGGAACACATGGACACGTCTGGGTCTCCTGAGGACCAAAAGAAATCTAGAACAGAAATGGCAGACGCTGAATCCAATACAATGCATAGTG AACCGAGCAACTATGTCTGCTCAACTTGCAAGGCTCGCGTGCATTCTGCGTGGCGCTTAGTGCAGCATGTGCAACATGTGCATGGTGTGAAGATATACGTGGAGAGCATGCCCCAGCAGCTTCCTAATAAGCAAAACCATTCCACATCAAGCTCATCATCGAGTAGCTCAGGCTGTTCTTCGACTGGGGCGCCGCTACCACCGCCGTCTCTGCGCCACCATCCACTATTACCACCACCAGATATGCATTCCCCTTTTGGTGTTGGTGGGCTTTTGAGAATGCCATTACCCGGTAGCTTACCACCTCTAGCCCACCCATCAGTTCCACCTACACCACTGTTCGCTCGTCCAAACCATCATGATCATCGTTTTAGGATGGAGCAACTAGTATCGGAACAATTTCGCCATCACGGTCTCAACTTAGCTGCAGCGGCGGCGGCCGTAGCGGCTAACTCTCTTCCACCACATCAGGCATTTCCATCACCTGCCGATAGACCACCAGTAGTTCCCACATCACTATCAGCTCGAGAGCGACCTCCAGTTTCACAACCTTTATCTTTGGAACCCCAGCTGGATTTTTACTCGCAGCGCTTGCGGCAACTGGCCGGTACGACCAGTCCAGGGGCGGCCACAGGCAATTCCAGCTCTCCTAGCCCCAGGAAGCATTCACCTCCGTTCGCTTCCCCGTCGCCCTCCAGAGTCGGCCAGACTCCTCCGGCGGGCGCCGGACCAGGAACGGTGGACGCGCCTCGTGAAGCTACGAGAGCGCACAGCTCCATCTCGCCTGAACGACGCGTGGAGCCACAAACGGCAGACGCGCCTCCTGAGCGCCCTTCATCATCCCCACCGAATAAGCGCACAGATGAAGCCAATCACACCTGTGAATTCTGCGGTAAAAAGTTCCGATTTGAAAACAGCCTGATGGTTCATCGGCGAATACACACTGGAGAAAAACCATTTAAGTGCACTGAGTGTGATGAAGCTTTTGAAAAATCttccaaattaaaaaagcacaTGAAAGTGCATCGAGGCTCAGAAGGTAACAATGAGGAAGGTGAATCGGCTGGTGACACTGGTGAGGATGATACGGAAGATGATTTGGAGGATGAGGAATTAGATGGGGAAGAGGAAGAAGAAAATGATGACGGGGATGAAGTTGAAGAAGCTGAAGACTTAACTGTTTCAAATAGCAGTGCACCTTCTGCACCCACACGAAAACAAACACCCGCTTTGCCAGCACATCCACCAACTGCATCCGTTGTTGGTGAATTGATGGACAAGTTTGGTTTATCAAACATAGCACAATATAGTGAGGCATTCAAACAAGCTTTGCAAGAGTCTGGTAACTCTCTTAAATGGCAGTTAGCTAAAGATCGTGACAATAATAACGGTCCTCCCTCTGACAAACCAAATGGAATGCCACCGACAGCTGCATTGCGGTTGAAAGAAGAATTCGCGAAAATGCCACCTCAACCACATCCATTGTTCAACCCTTTCGAGAGTCCATTCGAAGCTTCGAAGCGTATGAAACTAGAAATGGATAGAGGTGAAGGTTGGTGGTTGCCCACACTTCATGCGCAGCGACCGccagaaaatatatttgacgGTCTGAAAAACAGCAGCAACGGGCTACTACAAAACCCTTTACTGAAGTCCAAAGATGGACGACGTAATGATACTTGTGAGTTTTGTGGAAAAGTATTCAAGAACTGTTCTAACTTGACTGTACACCGACGATCTCATACTGGTGAAAAGCCATATAAATGTGAGCTCTGCTCATACGCTTGTGCACAGAGTTCCAAACTAACAAGGCATATGAAAACGCATGGTCGATTAGGCAAAGACGTATATCGCTGCAGGTTTTGCGAGATGCCCTTCTCGGTTCCTTCAACTCTGGAGAAGCATATGCGGAAGTGTGTTGTGAATCAGAGTAACGGTGGTGCTGCTCTCGCTCTTTCCGACGATTCCAATGCTTGCCGCGATGAGGCATCGTGA